The following proteins are encoded in a genomic region of Sorangiineae bacterium MSr12523:
- a CDS encoding AraC family transcriptional regulator, translating into MAKSRMVSLLEGLTYQEGPQPSALPGVNLMRMSKYVKTPVVYEPSIVILAQGRKIGYVGERVYTYDANNYLVLSVPLPFECETFATPGEPLLGLSISVTPGMLGELLLEMDAPSPSVETISGIYATPLTEELTGAGVRLLEALRSQADSRILGPQIVREITYRVLCGEQSGALRAVATRQGHFAQIGKVLRRIHENYAESFQIEDMAREASMSVTLFHQNFRAVTSTTPLQYVKTIRLHKARLLMAQQGVNASVAARSVGYESASQFSREFKRFFGDTPTEEAARVRAYLA; encoded by the coding sequence GTGGCGAAAAGCCGAATGGTTTCGCTGCTGGAAGGGTTGACGTACCAGGAGGGGCCGCAGCCGTCGGCCCTGCCGGGGGTAAACCTGATGCGGATGTCGAAGTACGTCAAAACGCCGGTCGTGTACGAACCGAGCATCGTGATCCTCGCGCAAGGTCGCAAAATCGGATACGTGGGCGAACGCGTTTATACGTATGACGCGAACAACTATTTGGTGCTCTCGGTCCCCCTGCCCTTCGAATGCGAGACGTTCGCCACCCCTGGTGAGCCGCTGCTTGGCCTCAGCATTTCGGTGACCCCGGGCATGCTGGGCGAGTTGCTGCTCGAGATGGACGCCCCTTCGCCGAGCGTCGAGACGATCTCCGGCATCTATGCGACGCCTCTGACCGAGGAACTCACCGGCGCGGGGGTTCGCCTTTTGGAGGCGCTGCGATCGCAGGCGGATAGCCGTATCCTTGGCCCGCAGATCGTGCGCGAGATCACGTACCGCGTGCTCTGCGGCGAGCAGAGTGGCGCGCTACGCGCGGTGGCGACGCGCCAAGGGCACTTTGCCCAGATCGGCAAGGTGCTGCGCCGGATTCACGAGAACTACGCGGAATCGTTCCAGATCGAGGACATGGCGCGCGAGGCCAGCATGAGCGTGACCTTGTTTCATCAGAATTTCCGCGCGGTGACGTCGACGACACCGCTGCAATACGTGAAGACGATCCGCCTTCACAAGGCGCGGTTGCTCATGGCCCAACAAGGCGTCAACGCGAGTGTCGCCGCACGAAGCGTGGGCTACGAGAGCGCTTCGCAATTCAGCCGCGAGTTCAAACGATTCTTCGGCGACACGCCGACGGAAGAAGCGGCCCGCGTGCGCGCATATCTCGCATGA
- a CDS encoding NAD(P)-dependent alcohol dehydrogenase, which yields MSKSLGYAAQSATSPLGPFSFERREVGARDVQIAILYCGVCHSDLHTARNEWKGTVYPVIPGHEIVGRVTSVGRDVKGFAVGDLAGVGCLVGSCGTCAACKEGLEQYCEAGFVLTYNSPDKDMPGAMTYGGYSDRIVVDQSFVVRVPKALDPAATAPLLCAGITLYSPLRHWNAGPGKKVGIVGLGGLGHMGVKFAHAFGAHTVLFTTSPSKIEDGKRLGADEVVVSKNADEMAKQAGSFDLIVNTVSVSHDLDPFVNALKRDGTLVLVGAPEHPHPSPNVTNMIFKRRSIAGSLIGGLRETQEMLDFCGEHGIVSDVEVIPIQGINEAYERMLRSDVKYRFVIDNASLAR from the coding sequence GTGAGCAAAAGCCTTGGATATGCAGCACAGAGCGCAACCTCTCCGCTGGGCCCCTTCTCGTTCGAGCGCCGCGAGGTTGGCGCAAGGGACGTCCAGATTGCAATTCTCTATTGCGGTGTTTGCCACTCGGACCTGCACACCGCGCGCAACGAGTGGAAAGGCACGGTTTATCCCGTCATTCCGGGCCACGAAATCGTGGGGCGCGTCACCTCCGTGGGGCGTGACGTGAAGGGATTTGCCGTCGGCGATCTCGCCGGCGTGGGTTGCTTGGTCGGCTCCTGCGGAACCTGCGCAGCCTGCAAAGAGGGCCTCGAGCAGTACTGCGAGGCGGGGTTCGTCCTGACGTACAACAGCCCGGACAAAGATATGCCGGGCGCCATGACCTATGGCGGCTACTCGGACCGCATCGTGGTCGACCAGAGCTTCGTCGTGCGCGTACCGAAGGCGCTCGATCCTGCGGCAACCGCGCCGTTGCTTTGTGCAGGAATCACCTTGTACTCACCGCTTCGGCACTGGAACGCCGGCCCGGGAAAGAAGGTGGGCATCGTCGGGTTGGGCGGCCTCGGTCACATGGGGGTGAAGTTTGCGCACGCGTTCGGTGCGCACACCGTCTTGTTCACCACGTCGCCGAGCAAGATCGAGGACGGCAAACGCCTTGGCGCCGACGAAGTCGTCGTCTCGAAGAACGCCGACGAAATGGCCAAGCAGGCCGGCAGCTTCGATCTCATCGTGAACACCGTCTCCGTGTCGCACGATCTCGACCCATTCGTGAACGCCTTGAAGCGCGACGGCACCTTGGTCTTGGTGGGCGCGCCCGAGCATCCGCATCCGTCGCCCAACGTGACGAACATGATTTTCAAGCGGCGCAGCATCGCCGGTTCGCTCATCGGCGGCCTTCGCGAGACGCAAGAGATGCTCGACTTCTGCGGCGAGCACGGCATCGTTTCCGACGTCGAGGTGATTCCGATTCAGGGCATCAACGAAGCCTACGAGCGCATGCTCCGCAGCGACGTGAAATACCGCTTCGTCATCGACAACGCCTCGCTCGCGCGCTGA
- a CDS encoding AraC family transcriptional regulator gives MHDRSSDREGLARDTLSEVLQDLRIANGTYARCGLSGAWGIDFAAQGQARFHFVAAGHCWLRGPKRGWTELHAGDVVLLPHGKGHALASKARGRLTPLEKMPIQAVGERTFQMQAGHGAAQTILACCSIDFEQPAAHPLLELMPPMLLVRGGGAQDATLSPILEAMAAEVLARRVGAATIMTRLADVVIARVVRAWAESRTEDTRGWLAAIRDPQIGRALAAIHQRPGEPWTVESLADVAKASRSVFSERFTALLGVPPARYLTQWRMHLASGWLRGERVTVAEAAMRLGYDSEAAFSRAFKRFVGVPPSALRREAAASPPHWLQ, from the coding sequence ATGCATGACCGTTCGTCCGACCGCGAGGGGCTCGCGCGCGACACGTTGAGCGAGGTGCTGCAGGATCTGCGCATTGCCAATGGCACCTATGCGCGCTGCGGGCTTTCCGGCGCTTGGGGCATCGACTTTGCGGCGCAGGGACAGGCCCGATTTCACTTCGTGGCGGCAGGCCATTGTTGGCTGCGTGGACCGAAACGCGGGTGGACGGAGTTGCACGCTGGCGACGTCGTGTTGCTCCCGCATGGCAAGGGACACGCGCTCGCATCGAAGGCGCGCGGGCGGCTCACGCCGCTCGAGAAGATGCCCATTCAAGCCGTGGGCGAGCGGACGTTCCAGATGCAGGCTGGCCATGGCGCGGCGCAGACCATCCTTGCGTGCTGCAGCATCGACTTCGAGCAGCCGGCGGCGCATCCGCTCTTGGAACTGATGCCCCCGATGCTTCTCGTCCGCGGCGGCGGCGCGCAGGACGCAACCTTGTCGCCCATTCTCGAGGCGATGGCCGCGGAGGTGCTCGCACGCCGCGTAGGCGCTGCGACGATCATGACCCGGCTCGCGGACGTGGTCATTGCCCGGGTCGTGCGCGCCTGGGCGGAATCGCGCACCGAAGATACACGGGGATGGCTGGCGGCGATTCGCGATCCGCAGATCGGACGCGCGCTCGCCGCCATTCATCAGAGGCCCGGTGAGCCATGGACGGTGGAGTCATTGGCCGACGTCGCCAAAGCGTCTCGCTCCGTCTTTTCCGAGCGGTTCACTGCGCTTCTGGGCGTGCCGCCGGCTCGCTACCTGACCCAATGGCGCATGCATTTGGCCAGCGGATGGCTGCGCGGTGAGCGCGTGACCGTTGCCGAGGCAGCGATGCGTCTCGGCTATGACTCGGAGGCCGCGTTCAGCCGCGCGTTCAAGCGATTCGTCGGCGTGCCGCCCAGCGCCCTGCGCCGCGAGGCCGCGGCATCCCCGCCCCACTGGCTTCAGTAG
- a CDS encoding serine/threonine protein kinase → MVEAAFTRGAILGRKYTLGDIIGEGPTGAIFAAEERFRAQRVAIKVAKLPASIRTRQFMRDTEAAQAVRSENVIFVYDVGVEGDTPYVVTEWLEGKNLAELAAEYGPFPVGEAVGYVLQACNGLQELHAARVAHRNIKPSNLFLTKAADGGPLVKILDVGLSSTEFALEGEAEGALLDALKFASPERLVARPRSGFDARTDVWSLAVTLYVLVTGKFPFDGASTAEVREAIARGVFPKLSERLPDAPRSLDEVIALALTTEADGRTASMADFARALEPFAMPPSVSVEAASPSPMVEDLASLASPAAPPPPPEDIASVQEESAPAVEEPPPPRESVRTAAATDAVELESRPSASVPPDRTAPGAITAVPPASSAGTTAPSTSRRSMVIAAAAVVLLVGFAARLGRSPAAPEPAAPPAETRLLPDEAVTPQAQDTTPASAEETPAPSATAHDGQDGHDAGASASPPRRSRRR, encoded by the coding sequence ATGGTCGAGGCAGCGTTCACGCGTGGAGCGATCCTCGGCCGCAAGTATACGCTCGGGGACATCATTGGAGAGGGGCCCACTGGAGCCATTTTTGCGGCTGAGGAACGGTTTCGAGCGCAACGGGTCGCCATCAAGGTGGCCAAGTTGCCCGCATCGATTCGCACGCGTCAGTTCATGCGCGATACCGAGGCGGCGCAGGCGGTTCGCTCGGAGAACGTCATCTTCGTGTATGACGTCGGTGTCGAAGGCGACACTCCGTACGTGGTTACGGAGTGGCTCGAAGGGAAAAATCTCGCAGAGCTCGCGGCCGAGTATGGCCCCTTCCCCGTGGGCGAAGCCGTGGGGTACGTGTTGCAAGCGTGCAACGGTCTGCAGGAGCTGCACGCGGCCCGTGTGGCCCACCGAAACATCAAACCGTCGAATCTTTTTTTGACGAAGGCGGCCGATGGTGGGCCGCTCGTCAAGATCCTCGACGTGGGGCTTTCGAGCACCGAGTTCGCGCTCGAAGGGGAAGCGGAGGGTGCGCTCCTCGACGCGCTGAAGTTCGCATCGCCGGAGAGACTGGTGGCGCGCCCGCGCAGCGGATTCGATGCGCGCACCGATGTGTGGTCGCTCGCGGTCACGCTGTACGTGCTCGTGACGGGGAAGTTCCCATTCGATGGCGCATCGACTGCGGAAGTCCGGGAGGCGATTGCGCGCGGTGTGTTTCCGAAGTTGAGTGAGCGGCTTCCGGATGCCCCGCGCTCGCTCGACGAGGTGATCGCGCTCGCCCTGACGACGGAGGCCGATGGGCGGACCGCGTCGATGGCCGACTTCGCGCGCGCGCTCGAGCCCTTTGCCATGCCGCCGAGCGTCTCCGTGGAAGCGGCATCGCCTTCGCCGATGGTCGAGGACCTTGCCTCTCTTGCCTCTCCAGCCGCGCCACCGCCTCCCCCGGAGGACATCGCGTCGGTGCAAGAAGAGAGTGCGCCTGCCGTGGAAGAGCCGCCGCCGCCTCGTGAGAGTGTGCGTACCGCGGCTGCGACCGATGCCGTCGAATTGGAATCGCGCCCCTCGGCGTCCGTGCCGCCGGATCGAACGGCACCCGGCGCGATCACGGCGGTGCCACCCGCTTCTTCGGCGGGCACCACGGCACCCTCGACGTCGCGCCGCTCGATGGTCATCGCCGCTGCGGCCGTCGTTTTGCTCGTCGGATTCGCCGCGCGCCTCGGGCGCTCCCCAGCCGCGCCGGAACCCGCAGCACCGCCGGCCGAAACGCGGCTTTTGCCCGACGAAGCGGTAACACCGCAAGCCCAAGATACGACCCCGGCATCCGCGGAAGAGACGCCTGCGCCCTCGGCAACGGCGCACGATGGTCAGGATGGTCACGATGCCGGAGCTTCCGCATCGCCGCCGCGACGTTCTCGCCGTCGCTAA
- a CDS encoding sigma 54-interacting transcriptional regulator: protein MARETSKRETIGDDGTWGDAFSRGVIPKSPRVVVLWEGGETQIAAPLYGSFVTIGRASTCDLIIQHRSVSRVHARLHAVRDGFVIEDLGSSNGTRVQGEPLERGTRTPVTYGDVVEIGATLLTFQDAGPIPSELPPPAEPSSPKMLVADPSMSKVMQLVETIAPGPVSVLIRGEMGVGKELVAETIHRLSGRTGGPLLRLDCAVLAGDLLKRELFGYEEGAFAGAVKSKIGLLEAANQGTVLLRDVDEMDPSAQDKLLEVIESREVTRIGGTAARSIDVRFLASTHRDLAELVKKSRFRAELYSRLNGVTIEVPPLHVRPSEILPLFERFVASASYAARKSTPEIAPAAQDWLRQYTWPGNVRELKSVAERAASLASTGIIRVEHLAPTIADTLPLETRPLEMRPLEGGPRSWRPQRLDPGEVDHVAEKVRILEVLAQCSGNQTRAAQLLGISRRTLVNRLDAYNIARPRKGG from the coding sequence GTGGCTCGAGAAACAAGCAAACGCGAAACGATTGGCGACGATGGCACCTGGGGCGATGCCTTCTCGCGCGGAGTCATTCCAAAGAGTCCGCGCGTGGTGGTGCTCTGGGAGGGCGGCGAAACGCAAATCGCCGCGCCGCTTTATGGCTCCTTCGTCACGATTGGCCGCGCGTCGACGTGCGATCTGATCATTCAGCACCGCTCGGTCTCGCGGGTTCACGCCAGGCTGCACGCCGTCCGTGACGGTTTCGTCATCGAGGATCTGGGCAGCTCCAACGGCACGCGCGTGCAAGGCGAGCCGCTGGAACGCGGCACGCGCACCCCCGTCACGTACGGCGACGTGGTGGAAATCGGAGCCACGTTGCTGACGTTCCAAGACGCCGGGCCGATCCCCTCCGAGCTGCCGCCGCCCGCCGAGCCCTCGAGCCCGAAGATGCTCGTGGCCGATCCCTCCATGTCGAAGGTGATGCAGCTCGTGGAGACGATCGCCCCCGGCCCCGTGAGCGTCCTCATTCGCGGAGAGATGGGCGTTGGGAAAGAGCTGGTCGCCGAGACGATCCACCGCCTCTCTGGCCGCACCGGCGGTCCCCTGCTCCGACTCGATTGTGCGGTCCTCGCCGGTGATCTTCTGAAGCGAGAACTCTTTGGATACGAAGAGGGCGCCTTCGCCGGCGCCGTCAAATCGAAAATCGGCCTGCTCGAGGCGGCCAACCAGGGCACCGTGCTTTTGCGCGATGTCGACGAGATGGACCCGAGTGCACAAGACAAGCTTCTCGAGGTCATCGAATCGCGCGAGGTCACCCGCATCGGCGGCACAGCGGCGCGATCCATCGACGTGCGTTTCCTCGCCTCGACCCATCGCGATTTGGCCGAGCTCGTGAAGAAATCGCGTTTCCGCGCCGAGCTCTATTCACGATTGAACGGCGTGACCATCGAGGTGCCGCCCTTGCACGTGCGGCCGAGCGAGATTCTGCCGCTGTTCGAGCGCTTCGTTGCCAGCGCTTCCTACGCCGCGCGAAAATCCACGCCCGAGATTGCGCCCGCCGCCCAGGATTGGCTTCGCCAGTACACCTGGCCCGGCAACGTGCGCGAGTTGAAAAGCGTCGCCGAACGCGCGGCATCCCTTGCGAGCACGGGCATCATCCGCGTCGAGCACCTCGCCCCGACCATCGCCGACACGTTGCCTCTGGAGACACGGCCCCTGGAAATGCGCCCGCTGGAAGGTGGCCCGCGCAGCTGGCGTCCGCAACGCCTCGACCCAGGTGAAGTCGACCACGTCGCCGAGAAAGTGCGCATTCTCGAAGTGCTGGCCCAATGCTCGGGAAACCAGACGCGCGCCGCGCAGCTATTGGGCATATCGCGGCGCACATTGGTGAATCGGCTCGATGCGTACAATATTGCGAGACCGCGCAAGGGCGGGTAG
- a CDS encoding SDR family NAD(P)-dependent oxidoreductase has translation MIDKTVLITGATSSIALLTARELATLGAQVIITGRDVRRGDRAAQELRRSAGHDRVHFIRADTATLDQHRDLAEAVSLRFPRLDVLINHVEVSYERRWETEDGHEATLATNLLGPHTLTSGLMPLLRKGHDARIINVTSDAFATIMRDPFDDVHAKRYYDGLEVFARSKMLRILWTFALARKLESSQVVVNAADSNNRWHTASNASVFLAMADARTGLTGTYYEDSGKPARNTMRTLDIEDQERAWDLCTSLTGSHLGVTPEPPPRSSGGSGGETPPFPRSTVRVSKTAKSSWL, from the coding sequence ATGATCGACAAGACCGTCCTCATTACCGGCGCAACGTCGAGCATCGCATTGCTCACCGCACGGGAGCTTGCCACACTGGGCGCGCAGGTGATCATCACGGGACGTGATGTGCGACGCGGGGATCGCGCCGCGCAAGAGCTGAGGCGCTCCGCCGGTCACGACCGGGTGCATTTCATCCGTGCCGACACGGCCACCCTCGATCAGCACCGCGATCTCGCGGAGGCGGTCTCGCTGCGTTTCCCGCGGCTCGATGTGCTCATCAACCACGTCGAGGTGTCGTACGAGCGGCGGTGGGAAACGGAAGATGGCCACGAGGCCACGTTGGCGACGAACCTGCTGGGCCCTCACACGCTCACATCGGGGTTGATGCCCCTGCTCCGCAAAGGCCACGACGCGCGCATCATCAACGTCACGTCGGATGCATTCGCGACCATCATGCGCGATCCGTTCGACGACGTTCATGCCAAGCGTTACTACGATGGACTCGAGGTTTTCGCGCGCTCGAAGATGCTGCGCATCCTCTGGACGTTCGCCTTGGCCCGCAAACTCGAGTCATCGCAGGTGGTGGTCAACGCGGCCGATTCGAACAATCGGTGGCACACGGCGTCGAATGCATCGGTCTTCCTGGCCATGGCCGACGCGCGCACGGGTCTCACGGGTACGTATTACGAGGACTCCGGCAAGCCTGCCCGCAACACGATGCGCACGCTCGACATCGAGGATCAGGAGCGCGCCTGGGACCTTTGCACGTCGCTCACGGGTTCGCATCTGGGGGTTACCCCGGAGCCGCCCCCGCGCTCCTCGGGTGGAAGTGGTGGTGAGACTCCGCCCTTCCCACGCTCCACGGTGCGTGTCTCGAAAACCGCGAAATCGAGTTGGCTTTAA
- a CDS encoding rhomboid family intramembrane serine protease, translated as MSNAHEETEEYAAPPRDKTGAYDGAPFTLFVTVACVLVFIGEVWLSLVVHEMDWSQLASIVFGISPGVALTFGANNATSTLYEGRIDTLVASCFVHYGLLHLLFNLYAIRQVGPFLEHEVGTGRTSVLYVGSGIVGSMVSALYYGWYAQSQAVGAGASGAVCGLIGGAFIVGFRTQGWRSPLMMMMGIWLIITFVLGSRNDIAFIDNAAHGGGAVAGALIATVWRRGAEPTILRRISTSVAVAVVVAAAIAVVYFDFTRPFATMDVRQRLAFAQQAVHLGACDEAWAAVRTARRTTPRAPEVLQTVQYVRAHCGHDPHVPLDGSGASR; from the coding sequence GTGTCGAACGCTCACGAGGAGACCGAGGAGTACGCAGCGCCGCCGCGCGACAAGACCGGCGCCTATGACGGCGCGCCGTTCACGCTGTTCGTAACCGTTGCCTGCGTCCTCGTCTTCATCGGTGAAGTTTGGCTTTCGCTGGTCGTCCACGAGATGGACTGGTCGCAGCTGGCGAGCATCGTCTTCGGCATTTCGCCCGGCGTTGCGTTGACGTTTGGCGCCAACAACGCCACCTCCACCCTCTACGAAGGGCGCATCGACACGCTGGTGGCCTCGTGTTTCGTGCACTACGGCCTCCTGCACCTGCTCTTCAATCTGTATGCGATCCGGCAGGTTGGGCCGTTTCTGGAGCACGAGGTCGGAACCGGCCGCACCAGTGTGCTCTATGTCGGGTCTGGCATCGTGGGCAGCATGGTCAGCGCCCTCTACTATGGCTGGTACGCCCAGTCGCAGGCGGTTGGCGCCGGCGCATCGGGGGCAGTTTGCGGGCTCATCGGGGGCGCTTTCATCGTCGGCTTTCGAACGCAGGGCTGGAGAAGCCCTCTCATGATGATGATGGGCATCTGGCTCATCATCACGTTCGTGCTGGGCTCCCGGAACGACATTGCATTCATCGACAACGCCGCACACGGAGGCGGCGCCGTCGCCGGCGCGCTCATCGCAACGGTCTGGCGGCGAGGTGCCGAACCCACCATTCTCCGAAGAATCTCGACGAGCGTGGCCGTCGCCGTCGTCGTCGCGGCGGCCATTGCCGTGGTGTATTTCGATTTTACTCGACCCTTTGCCACCATGGATGTGCGGCAACGATTGGCGTTTGCCCAGCAGGCCGTCCACCTCGGCGCATGCGACGAGGCGTGGGCGGCCGTTCGAACCGCCCGAAGGACCACCCCGCGGGCCCCGGAAGTGTTGCAGACCGTGCAATACGTTCGCGCCCATTGTGGGCATGATCCCCATGTCCCGCTCGACGGGAGCGGGGCTTCGAGGTAA
- a CDS encoding sensor domain-containing diguanylate cyclase, translating into MDPLVRGSLLVRRIIRRGHGLAFGCALGAYVIAGGATAPLGMATTLAVMLFVVLLVPRLRARWSHDRTRSPRSPESVPEVPLLLDLELGVLLTIGLNAALLRFEGTLDGVFSPVMYVLVALVAALARPAAAILVLASVIGFEALVRHYLLLEPNFDKLTPHAVFAVTFAILNLAFLRVEVARTRAAARARVEAELRRLKDDARSYRLLGAGEANPDAEDRLARSSVEEIHQSVHYALDLLRHTLGLHTAVLLWLNDAETHFKISELSTESDDIHDAPIAVGDGVLGAVAAKRERVTLGGLKPSYKVPYYAGACPVSVLSAIPVLEGLDALRGVLIIDRRENRAFTAHEEDLAAQAARYCLRAIQNERVFVQLERAKVEQGKLYRAAQALGAATSEQDVLEAGVRAAREIASFDLAAVTIYDEATRIHEVCAAKSANGQIDDLVGMRFSHNTGLVSMVVQNRFPLPYKGQYDPTHQTVLTRRHPWPKLPSLLVLPLLQHEKPLGTLILGARRRNAFGESVRPTLEVLASHLAVSLSNARMVHKLEMMATTDGLTGLLNKRAMLEAATQKVAAAARFGRKLSVMVTDIDFFKKVNDTYGHDIGDVVIKGLADILQRQRRATDLVARFGGEEFVVLCEETNEEGAMLLAERIRQELGKTVFHTPNGKLQVTCSIGIATFNPRPASAAAAKANGWDALFKAADEALYVSKRTGRNRCTAAPSPGGGATARTEAPAGGSRLGKTARAR; encoded by the coding sequence ATGGATCCGCTCGTCCGAGGATCGCTCCTCGTCCGGCGCATCATTCGGCGCGGGCATGGTCTCGCGTTCGGGTGCGCGCTCGGCGCATACGTGATCGCGGGCGGGGCGACCGCGCCGTTGGGCATGGCGACCACCCTGGCCGTGATGCTCTTCGTCGTGCTGCTGGTGCCGCGACTTCGCGCGCGCTGGTCGCACGATCGGACGCGTTCGCCGCGCTCTCCCGAGAGCGTGCCCGAGGTACCGCTCCTGCTCGACCTCGAGCTGGGCGTGCTTCTGACCATCGGCTTGAACGCCGCGCTCCTTCGCTTCGAAGGGACGCTCGACGGCGTGTTCTCTCCGGTGATGTACGTGCTGGTCGCGCTGGTGGCCGCACTTGCGCGCCCCGCGGCCGCGATCCTCGTGCTGGCCTCGGTCATCGGCTTCGAGGCGCTGGTTCGGCATTACCTCTTGCTCGAGCCGAACTTCGACAAGCTGACACCGCACGCGGTCTTCGCGGTCACCTTCGCCATCTTGAACCTCGCGTTCTTGCGCGTCGAAGTGGCCCGCACCCGTGCCGCCGCACGCGCCCGGGTCGAGGCGGAGCTTCGCCGCCTCAAGGACGACGCGCGCAGCTACCGCTTGCTCGGGGCAGGGGAGGCAAACCCCGACGCCGAGGACCGGCTTGCGCGGTCCAGCGTCGAGGAGATTCACCAATCGGTGCATTATGCACTCGATTTGCTGCGCCACACCCTGGGCCTGCACACCGCGGTGTTGCTCTGGCTGAATGACGCGGAGACGCACTTCAAGATCAGCGAGTTGTCCACCGAGTCGGACGACATCCACGATGCGCCCATCGCCGTGGGCGACGGCGTGCTTGGCGCGGTGGCGGCGAAACGTGAGCGCGTCACGTTGGGCGGTCTCAAGCCGTCGTACAAGGTGCCGTACTACGCGGGCGCCTGTCCCGTGAGCGTGCTTTCGGCCATTCCGGTGCTCGAGGGGCTCGATGCGTTGCGCGGCGTGTTGATCATCGACCGCCGGGAAAATCGTGCATTCACGGCGCACGAGGAAGATCTCGCGGCGCAGGCGGCGCGGTATTGCTTGCGGGCCATTCAGAACGAGCGCGTCTTCGTGCAGCTCGAACGCGCCAAGGTGGAGCAAGGAAAGCTGTATCGCGCGGCGCAGGCGCTAGGCGCGGCAACCAGCGAACAAGACGTGCTCGAGGCGGGGGTGCGTGCGGCGCGTGAGATTGCCAGCTTCGACTTGGCGGCGGTGACCATCTACGACGAGGCCACGCGCATCCACGAGGTGTGCGCGGCGAAAAGCGCGAATGGTCAAATCGACGATTTGGTCGGCATGCGCTTTTCGCACAACACGGGGCTCGTCTCCATGGTCGTGCAGAACCGCTTTCCGCTGCCGTACAAAGGTCAGTACGACCCGACGCACCAGACCGTGCTCACACGGCGCCATCCCTGGCCCAAGTTGCCTTCGCTTCTCGTGCTGCCGCTGCTGCAGCACGAAAAACCGCTGGGCACGCTCATCCTCGGGGCACGGCGGCGCAATGCCTTCGGCGAATCGGTTCGGCCGACGCTCGAGGTGCTGGCCAGCCACCTGGCGGTGAGCCTCTCCAACGCGCGCATGGTGCACAAGCTGGAGATGATGGCCACGACCGACGGCCTTACGGGGCTGCTCAACAAGCGCGCCATGCTGGAGGCGGCGACTCAAAAGGTGGCCGCGGCCGCGCGCTTCGGGCGCAAGCTCTCCGTGATGGTGACCGACATCGACTTCTTCAAGAAGGTGAACGACACCTACGGCCACGACATCGGCGACGTGGTCATCAAGGGTCTCGCGGACATTCTGCAACGCCAGAGGCGGGCGACCGACTTGGTGGCGCGCTTCGGCGGCGAGGAGTTCGTGGTGCTCTGCGAAGAGACCAACGAAGAGGGGGCGATGCTCCTCGCGGAGCGCATCCGGCAAGAGCTCGGGAAAACCGTCTTTCATACGCCGAACGGCAAGCTCCAGGTGACGTGCTCGATCGGCATCGCCACGTTCAACCCGCGTCCGGCGTCCGCCGCGGCGGCGAAGGCCAACGGCTGGGATGCACTGTTCAAGGCCGCCGACGAAGCGCTGTATGTCTCGAAGCGCACGGGCCGGAATCGCTGCACGGCCGCCCCGTCCCCCGGAGGGGGGGCAACTGCGCGAACCGAGGCGCCGGCGGGGGGGAGTCGTCTCGGGAAAACGGCTCGGGCACGGTAG
- a CDS encoding S1 family peptidase has translation MAVATSHDGNPTSVTLCSGALVAPNLVLTARHCVAKAITTMPSCDADGRSHNGAHIGEDADPSAIVVYVGDRVQVDRDVPRARAVRTLHPTGHVLCDADVAYVILDRPITGVTILPLRLHDSVQSGDEVVPVGFGGGATNVIGQRRPRERSTVLAVGPAANQDTGAVLGPREFEVDAATCRGDSGGPAIDVRTGEIVGVVSRGGSCSGHGNHVYTRVDAYARLARVAFGAAEREAVDVAQR, from the coding sequence TTGGCCGTAGCTACCTCGCACGACGGTAACCCAACCAGTGTTACCTTGTGCAGCGGCGCCTTGGTCGCGCCCAACCTTGTGCTGACGGCCCGGCACTGCGTGGCCAAGGCCATCACCACGATGCCATCGTGCGATGCCGACGGACGCTCGCACAATGGCGCCCACATTGGCGAGGACGCCGATCCGTCCGCCATCGTGGTGTACGTCGGCGATCGCGTGCAGGTCGATCGCGACGTGCCCCGCGCGCGGGCCGTGCGCACGCTTCATCCGACGGGCCACGTGCTTTGCGATGCGGACGTGGCGTACGTCATCTTGGACCGGCCCATCACGGGCGTGACGATTCTTCCGCTGCGTCTCCACGACTCGGTGCAGTCGGGTGATGAAGTGGTTCCCGTTGGATTCGGCGGCGGCGCGACGAACGTCATCGGCCAGCGCCGCCCGCGCGAGCGCAGCACGGTGCTCGCCGTTGGTCCTGCTGCGAACCAAGACACCGGCGCGGTGTTGGGACCGCGTGAATTCGAGGTCGATGCGGCCACGTGCCGCGGCGACTCGGGCGGTCCCGCCATCGACGTGCGCACCGGCGAAATCGTGGGCGTCGTCTCGCGCGGTGGAAGCTGCTCCGGCCACGGAAACCACGTGTACACGCGCGTGGATGCGTACGCGCGGCTGGCCCGCGTAGCCTTCGGCGCCGCCGAGCGCGAAGCCGTCGACGTCGCGCAGCGCTGA